The Salvia splendens isolate huo1 chromosome 21, SspV2, whole genome shotgun sequence genome includes a window with the following:
- the LOC121784297 gene encoding uncharacterized protein LOC121784297, which yields MNVIRKVNVDISLVDLFTNFPRFSKFFKDMMANKEKLQDEGIVALSTNCSQLISGIMPTKRRDPGGCIIPCEIGNLIFTKCLLDQGSGISLMALKTARAIGLEERMEPIDITLQLADHSIVKPTGIIEDVLVKIDKFIIPIDFIVLDMLEDREVPILFGRPFLATGDVLLGAKDKSVTFRINGEQLTINVEKTCVGGDSVEMAYVGGDSGKEAREVVTLESPKV from the coding sequence atgaatgtgattAGAAAGGTGAATGTAGACATCTCATTGGTGGATCTTTTCACCAATTTCCCGAGATTCTCCAAGTTCTTCAAAGACATGATGGCGAACAAGGAGAAACTTCAGGATGAGGGGATTGTGGCATTGAGCACGAATTGCTCACAGCTGATATCTGGAATCATGCCGACGAAGAGAAGAGATCCAGGAGGTTGCATCATACCATGTGAAATTGGTAACTTGATTTTCACAAAGTGTTTATTGGACCAAGGTTCAGGGATCTCACTGATGGCATTGAAAACTGCTCGTGCCATTGGTTTGGAGGAAAGAATGGAGCCTATCGACATCACTCTACAATTGGCTGACCACTCCATAGTGAAGCCCACTGGAATTATTGAGGATGTCTTGGTTAAAATCGATAAGTTCATCATCCCCATTGATTTTATTGTGCTCGACATGCTAGAAGATAGAGAAGTGCCAATTTTGTTTGGTAGACCATTTCTAGCAACGGGAGATGTATTGCTTGGAGCAAAGGATAAATCTGTTACATTCagaattaatggtgagcaaCTGACCATCAATGTTGAGAAGACATGTGTTGGTGGTGATAGTGTTGAGATGGCCTATGTTGGTGGTGATAGTGGTAAGGAAGCAAGAGAGGTGGTCACACTAGAGAGTCCGAAAGTGTAG